In Acidobacteriota bacterium, the following are encoded in one genomic region:
- a CDS encoding replication initiation protein, giving the protein MTTETEPQETRDVQVLEKIRPELNLEKWSIWQPSSSRRELKTRILQREFYLQDGNKITAKVKIAPTTEGALTTEDQKTYYALVRQWEEQGRPNTGTPFSLRRLAKILRKRWGNDAIETITKSLSRLRGTLFTWENSFFDKSSGETIEFLDTFNIISELKIIRRKKDGAVNKEMGYFKFNNFILKNLFANYTKPLLFDVVFGFRSEIAQLLYTHIDLMLCDKMVYERRSKELFEDLGITGTSYDQKRSKRKQVLEPALAELRNVPLSKGGLIVMAMLEETKDKKDYKVIFGKGNYQSQSSSDTPVTVPMPESDLVPQKKKVETPVQTRAQTQFKQPTLNEKQGEVLVSHFNEIFFNLGILSSQPRHIELATELVAKYGLELAKFIVEFAYQEASRTNFQIATFGGIAQYIDRAVAAYSPDSKPKVDGDEERLTRLRGLELDYREYCEIELDRYLTTAYAPLEVQAMIEEKKRKLLKQDRKQFSRWQDDVLTAFARQQVQKDMAQAASLLTFEEFCSKREVVQ; this is encoded by the coding sequence ATGACTACTGAAACTGAACCCCAGGAAACCCGAGATGTTCAGGTTCTTGAGAAGATTCGACCTGAACTCAATCTTGAAAAATGGTCCATCTGGCAACCGTCAAGTTCCAGGCGGGAACTGAAAACTCGTATTTTGCAGCGAGAATTTTACCTTCAGGATGGCAATAAAATAACCGCCAAAGTCAAAATTGCTCCGACAACCGAAGGCGCACTGACCACCGAAGACCAAAAAACATACTACGCACTGGTAAGACAATGGGAAGAACAAGGACGGCCAAACACTGGAACCCCGTTTTCGCTCCGCCGGCTGGCCAAAATTCTGAGAAAACGCTGGGGAAATGATGCCATTGAAACGATTACCAAATCGCTCAGCCGACTTCGAGGCACATTGTTTACCTGGGAAAACTCGTTCTTCGACAAATCAAGCGGGGAAACAATCGAATTTTTAGACACTTTTAACATCATCTCCGAGTTGAAAATCATTCGCCGTAAAAAGGATGGGGCCGTCAACAAAGAGATGGGATATTTCAAATTCAACAACTTTATTCTCAAAAACCTGTTTGCCAATTACACCAAGCCATTGCTCTTCGATGTTGTTTTTGGTTTTCGGAGTGAGATTGCACAGCTTCTGTATACTCACATTGATCTCATGCTGTGCGACAAAATGGTGTATGAACGACGCAGTAAAGAACTTTTTGAAGATTTGGGGATTACAGGCACCTCCTATGATCAAAAAAGAAGTAAGCGAAAACAGGTTCTTGAACCTGCGCTGGCTGAACTTCGCAATGTTCCACTTTCCAAAGGTGGACTGATCGTCATGGCCATGTTGGAAGAAACCAAAGACAAAAAAGACTACAAGGTGATTTTTGGCAAAGGGAATTACCAGTCACAATCCTCCTCTGATACTCCAGTAACAGTGCCAATGCCAGAGAGTGACCTCGTTCCTCAGAAAAAGAAGGTCGAGACCCCAGTTCAAACCCGTGCGCAAACCCAGTTTAAACAGCCGACATTGAACGAAAAGCAAGGGGAAGTACTGGTAAGTCACTTTAATGAAATTTTCTTCAATTTGGGCATTTTAAGCTCGCAACCTCGACACATTGAGTTGGCCACCGAGTTAGTCGCAAAATATGGTCTGGAACTGGCAAAGTTTATTGTTGAGTTTGCCTATCAGGAAGCCTCTCGAACGAATTTCCAGATTGCGACCTTTGGCGGCATTGCCCAATACATTGACCGCGCTGTTGCCGCTTATAGCCCAGACTCCAAACCAAAAGTGGACGGTGACGAGGAAAGACTCACCCGGTTGCGTGGGCTTGAGCTTGACTACCGTGAATATTGCGAAATCGAGCTGGATCGTTACCTGACAACGGCTTATGCCCCGCTGGAAGTACAGGCAATGATTGAGGAAAAAAAGCGCAAGCTTTTGAAACAAGACCGCAAGCAATTTAGTCGCTGGCAAGACGACGTGCTGACCGCATTTGCCAGGCAACAAGTTCAAAAAGATATGGCTCAAGCCGCATCTTTGCTTACTTTTGAGGAATTTTGTTCAAAACGTGAAGTCGTTCAATAA
- a CDS encoding transposase, with translation MRRACKVTLKFATETKRRKIAALLEAYRAAVNFYIRSLWETPGKLDKATLARLTDTRLSERLKSQALKQALEIVVGTKKSAKALGTVARCPVFTGSAVLDAKIVSVEVGRGSFDLVIRVSCLKKGERLVIPTKRTAVLNHWQGMEGARLIQGCALSETGIVLWVELPDLEPKTEGVRLGLDIGVNKLLSDSEGRHYGTEFKAIRNKINRRKPGSRGRARAHTERKVFINRVVKSLPWLTLAVIGVESLKNLKRGKSKKRGKKFRKAMAPWTYRHVLTRISELAQVNRVQLVRVDPANTSRACPQCGTVHKDNRKGEKFLCRHCGHTADADTVGAQNILARTLATFGRLESPEPQREVGQSV, from the coding sequence ATGCGACGAGCCTGCAAAGTGACGCTGAAATTTGCGACCGAAACCAAACGACGCAAGATCGCGGCGCTGCTGGAAGCGTACCGGGCGGCGGTCAACTTCTATATCCGGTCGCTGTGGGAGACACCCGGCAAGCTGGATAAAGCGACATTGGCCAGGCTCACAGATACTCGGCTCTCGGAACGGTTGAAAAGTCAGGCCCTGAAGCAAGCGCTTGAAATCGTGGTCGGGACAAAGAAATCGGCGAAGGCACTCGGCACGGTGGCGCGCTGTCCGGTGTTTACGGGAAGCGCGGTGCTCGATGCCAAGATTGTTTCGGTGGAAGTGGGACGGGGCAGCTTTGATCTGGTGATCCGGGTGTCGTGCCTCAAGAAAGGCGAGCGGCTCGTGATTCCGACCAAACGCACTGCCGTGTTGAATCACTGGCAAGGGATGGAGGGGGCTCGACTGATTCAAGGGTGCGCGCTGTCGGAGACGGGAATCGTGCTCTGGGTCGAACTCCCAGATCTGGAACCCAAAACGGAAGGCGTGCGGCTGGGCCTTGATATTGGGGTCAACAAGTTGCTGTCCGACTCCGAAGGCCGTCATTACGGCACGGAGTTCAAAGCCATCCGCAATAAAATCAACCGCCGGAAGCCAGGCAGTCGTGGCCGGGCTCGGGCGCATACCGAACGCAAAGTGTTCATCAACCGCGTGGTCAAGTCGCTTCCCTGGCTGACGCTGGCCGTGATTGGGGTTGAATCTCTCAAGAACCTCAAGCGCGGGAAATCGAAAAAACGAGGAAAAAAGTTTCGCAAGGCAATGGCACCGTGGACCTACCGGCACGTCCTCACCCGGATCTCCGAACTCGCGCAAGTGAACCGTGTTCAGCTTGTCCGCGTCGATCCGGCCAACACGTCCCGGGCATGTCCCCAGTGTGGTACGGTGCATAAGGACAACCGCAAGGGAGAGAAGTTTTTGTGTCGGCATTGTGGTCACACCGCCGATGCCGATACCGTCGGCGCGCAAAACATTCTCGCTCGCACCTTGGCGACTTTCGGGCGCCTAGAGTCCCCGGAGCCTCAAAGGGAGGTGGGTCAGTCGGTGTAA
- a CDS encoding YHYH protein — MKQGSGFRVQGSGFGKGQNLQADSWLISPGKSLKPESFPIFNSLFTYRNFIHVISLVCFATLCISIGFPVPLASASSFRQKAPNFAPIANSAEVLAYASVPKAISLAASDAEGSALQFELITFPTSGTLSGTVPNVQYTANPGFSGTDSFSFKVNDGQRDSAQAFVTLYVIKDPFSANAGLDSDRDGTEDVQVSHDETFLTIRSQGFPNHPTATFPNSKNPNSIRKQNHQFKIPLNPRKNDRITGLPMGPIGVALNGIPFFNPFNAEGQVAVDGYSEEWLDACCGHPDMRGTYHYHKYPTCLRTPFKENGDQHSPLIGFAFDGFGIYGPFESNGLMARDVTGSQALDECNGHTDQVRGYHYHVTPNKFPFIVGAYRGVPEVSNNPMIRVGQGAALQGSVVGASPYDSMVASVKPASARAGTTQTITVEVANVGVPTTTPTKVWFGPYAGSNIKRTGSLVTVELSLSADIAPGVHDVHLEFTGQGTTPTVIRKKNAFTVVSDAAQTEIPFTLEFEAPTATVVRGKVIDTVLHIKRNEGFMEAVTISISDDPLNRIRISPSTLTSNGCCLPVSISTRGIGPTGTFTVNVSGKDSSGRVRTATLELIVKGE; from the coding sequence ATGAAACAGGGTTCAGGGTTCAGGGTTCAGGGTTCAGGGTTTGGGAAAGGGCAAAATCTTCAAGCCGATAGCTGGTTGATCAGTCCAGGTAAAAGTTTGAAACCAGAATCGTTTCCGATATTCAACTCTTTATTCACCTACCGAAATTTCATTCACGTCATCAGTCTGGTTTGTTTCGCGACGCTTTGTATCTCCATCGGATTTCCAGTCCCGCTGGCTTCGGCCAGTTCATTCAGGCAAAAAGCGCCAAACTTTGCACCGATTGCAAATAGTGCTGAAGTTCTGGCCTATGCCAGCGTGCCGAAAGCCATTTCACTTGCGGCCAGTGACGCCGAAGGGAGCGCATTGCAGTTTGAGTTGATCACGTTTCCCACCAGTGGAACGCTCTCCGGTACGGTGCCAAATGTCCAGTACACGGCCAATCCAGGATTTTCCGGAACCGATAGTTTTTCATTCAAGGTCAACGACGGGCAGCGTGATAGCGCCCAGGCGTTTGTAACCCTGTATGTCATCAAGGATCCGTTTAGCGCCAACGCCGGTCTCGATAGCGACCGCGACGGCACCGAAGATGTGCAAGTCAGCCATGACGAGACATTTCTCACGATTCGCAGTCAAGGATTTCCAAACCATCCCACGGCGACATTTCCCAATAGCAAAAACCCCAATTCGATTCGCAAGCAAAATCACCAGTTCAAAATCCCGCTCAATCCCAGGAAAAATGACCGGATTACCGGATTACCGATGGGCCCGATTGGTGTGGCACTCAACGGTATTCCGTTTTTCAACCCGTTTAATGCCGAAGGCCAGGTAGCCGTGGATGGCTATTCCGAAGAATGGCTTGATGCGTGTTGTGGTCATCCAGACATGCGCGGCACCTATCATTATCACAAATACCCGACCTGCCTCCGAACGCCGTTTAAAGAAAATGGCGATCAGCATTCACCCTTGATCGGGTTTGCCTTTGATGGATTTGGGATTTACGGACCCTTTGAAAGCAATGGCCTGATGGCGCGCGATGTCACCGGCAGCCAGGCACTGGATGAATGTAACGGCCATACGGATCAGGTTCGTGGCTATCACTATCACGTCACGCCAAACAAATTTCCGTTCATCGTCGGGGCGTACCGGGGAGTTCCCGAAGTCAGCAATAATCCAATGATTCGCGTCGGACAGGGCGCCGCCCTCCAGGGTTCAGTGGTTGGAGCCAGCCCCTATGACTCGATGGTGGCTTCGGTCAAGCCGGCTTCGGCCAGGGCTGGTACCACCCAAACCATCACTGTTGAAGTGGCCAATGTCGGAGTTCCGACCACGACGCCCACGAAAGTCTGGTTTGGTCCCTATGCCGGAAGCAATATCAAACGCACTGGCTCGCTCGTCACGGTCGAGTTGTCGCTTTCAGCCGACATCGCACCCGGTGTTCACGATGTCCATCTGGAATTTACCGGGCAAGGAACAACGCCAACCGTCATTCGCAAAAAGAACGCCTTCACGGTTGTGTCAGATGCTGCCCAGACTGAAATTCCCTTCACGCTTGAATTTGAAGCGCCAACCGCCACGGTCGTTCGTGGGAAAGTCATTGATACGGTCCTCCACATCAAACGCAATGAAGGATTTATGGAAGCCGTGACCATTTCCATCAGTGATGATCCGTTGAATAGAATTAGAATTTCACCTTCCACCTTGACTAGCAATGGCTGCTGTCTGCCGGTTTCGATTTCAACACGGGGGATTGGACCGACCGGGACCTTCACCGTGAATGTTTCAGGCAAGGACAGTTCAGGCCGGGTTCGAACCGCAACGCTTGAATTGATTGTGAAGGGGGAGTGA
- a CDS encoding YHYH protein: MKKYLIIIGFVAVAGVLTLATTQQMAKSRATGMTQLEENSVEIVAGTRYRYISSNGVPNHDHGEFPNAGNPNEIREQNHLFRVTMNPKPAEHVTRLGLHPFGVALNGIPFDPGAAEFWDGDPQSGWQYEALSGKVKLGMDHHHAHVQPGGTYHYHGIPTGLVAQLRKGTQMVLIGYAADGFPIYSQFGYSNPTDPNSPVKELNSSYRLKPGTRPDGPGGAYDGTFVQDWEYVPGAGDLDQCNGRTGITPEYPTGTYYYVVTADYPFIPRLFRGTPDPSFFRHRNGPPPPPPGMGPPPPGMAPPGMRPPMGGPGMPPPMGPPPPLPDGSYPMGPPPGRIHLR, encoded by the coding sequence ATGAAAAAATATCTCATCATCATCGGTTTCGTCGCTGTGGCAGGGGTGCTGACGCTCGCCACCACACAGCAAATGGCCAAATCAAGAGCTACTGGTATGACTCAACTTGAAGAAAACAGTGTTGAAATCGTGGCTGGTACTCGATACCGCTACATTTCTTCCAATGGAGTTCCCAACCATGACCATGGTGAGTTTCCCAATGCCGGTAATCCCAACGAGATCCGGGAACAAAACCATTTATTTCGGGTGACGATGAATCCGAAACCAGCCGAACACGTGACCCGGTTGGGGCTTCACCCGTTTGGCGTGGCGCTCAACGGCATTCCGTTTGACCCCGGAGCGGCTGAATTTTGGGACGGTGACCCGCAGTCCGGCTGGCAATACGAAGCCCTTTCCGGCAAGGTCAAACTGGGGATGGACCATCACCATGCCCACGTTCAGCCTGGCGGAACCTATCATTATCACGGCATTCCAACTGGACTTGTGGCTCAACTCCGGAAGGGAACCCAGATGGTACTGATTGGCTATGCCGCCGATGGATTTCCGATCTATTCGCAGTTTGGTTACAGCAATCCGACGGATCCAAACAGCCCGGTTAAGGAATTGAACTCCAGTTACCGACTGAAACCCGGTACCCGGCCCGATGGACCGGGCGGAGCGTATGACGGAACATTCGTTCAGGATTGGGAATATGTGCCTGGCGCCGGAGACCTCGATCAGTGCAATGGTCGCACCGGCATCACGCCCGAATATCCAACCGGGACTTACTATTATGTCGTGACGGCGGACTATCCGTTTATTCCGCGTCTGTTTCGTGGAACACCTGACCCAAGTTTCTTCCGTCATCGCAACGGACCACCTCCGCCGCCACCAGGCATGGGACCTCCTCCTCCGGGAATGGCACCACCAGGAATGCGTCCTCCGATGGGTGGACCCGGAATGCCTCCACCAATGGGGCCACCTCCACCACTTCCAGATGGCTCATATCCGATGGGACCACCTCCGGGTCGGATCCATTTGCGGTGA
- a CDS encoding BrnT family toxin, translating to MQFEWDDDKAIRNQAIHGVSFEEAVEVFLDPYALEEFDEAHSEFEDRFRRLGISSKRLLLVVFTERNGDSIRIISTRKATSREEEVYKYERYQQGE from the coding sequence ATGCAATTTGAGTGGGATGACGACAAAGCAATCCGAAATCAAGCAATTCACGGTGTATCGTTTGAGGAAGCCGTTGAGGTTTTCCTTGATCCGTATGCCCTCGAAGAATTTGATGAAGCTCACTCAGAATTTGAAGACCGGTTCCGAAGGCTTGGAATTTCATCTAAACGATTACTTTTAGTTGTGTTTACCGAACGGAACGGTGATTCCATCCGAATTATTTCAACTCGGAAAGCGACTTCCCGAGAAGAAGAGGTGTATAAATATGAGCGTTACCAGCAAGGGGAATAA
- a CDS encoding BrnA antitoxin family protein has translation MSVTSKGNKSKPVVLEVSEAEYEQELASGIEPELALKPGRHTFRRVDASRVAKPEEIEPRNVKVRITMYLDLDIVNFFKMKAAQPDAAPYQTQINNALREYIESNHPDMRQTLLNDEQFIADIARRVAALSSKAES, from the coding sequence ATGAGCGTTACCAGCAAGGGGAATAAGTCAAAACCGGTTGTCCTTGAAGTCAGTGAAGCCGAGTATGAGCAAGAACTTGCAAGTGGCATCGAACCTGAGCTGGCACTAAAGCCGGGGCGACATACTTTTCGCCGGGTTGATGCTTCACGAGTTGCCAAACCGGAAGAAATTGAACCGCGCAATGTCAAGGTGCGAATTACCATGTACCTTGATCTGGATATTGTGAATTTTTTCAAAATGAAAGCCGCCCAACCTGATGCGGCACCCTATCAAACTCAAATCAACAATGCGCTTCGGGAGTACATTGAATCAAATCACCCGGATATGCGACAAACTCTGTTAAATGATGAACAGTTTATTGCTGATATTGCCCGGCGTGTGGCAGCCCTTTCGTCAAAAGCCGAAAGCTAA
- a CDS encoding N-acetyltransferase produces MNLSITPMPPNDWEAVLTIYREGIATGNATFETQVPTWEIWDAAHHSFSRLVARIGADVVGWAALMPVSKRECYRGVADLSIYIASHARGQGVGKQLLPALIQSSEENGIWTLQAGIFVENTASIRLHEHCGFRLVGKHERIGQLAGCWRDVLLLERRSSIVYPDLARAIN; encoded by the coding sequence ATGAACCTCTCCATCACCCCAATGCCCCCCAATGACTGGGAAGCTGTCCTGACGATTTACCGTGAGGGTATCGCGACTGGAAATGCCACGTTTGAAACCCAGGTGCCGACGTGGGAAATCTGGGACGCGGCGCATCATTCCTTTTCACGGCTGGTGGCTCGAATTGGAGCCGACGTGGTCGGCTGGGCGGCGTTGATGCCGGTTTCTAAGCGCGAGTGCTATCGCGGAGTCGCAGATTTAAGCATTTACATTGCCTCACACGCCCGAGGTCAGGGCGTAGGAAAGCAGTTGCTCCCGGCACTTATTCAGTCGTCAGAGGAAAACGGGATCTGGACACTCCAGGCAGGTATCTTTGTGGAAAATACAGCCAGCATCCGGCTTCACGAGCACTGTGGTTTTCGACTGGTGGGCAAACATGAGCGAATCGGTCAGCTTGCCGGATGCTGGCGAGATGTTTTGCTCCTGGAACGGCGAAGCTCTATTGTCTATCCAGACCTGGCCAGGGCAATCAACTGA
- a CDS encoding Lrp/AsnC family transcriptional regulator, with translation MDEMDLKLLKLVQTNGKLSYAELGEGVGLSISAVNERLKKLQTQGLIRDYVARLNPAGLGLDLLAFIAVVLAEPMHEPGFLDRMAAVPEILECHHVTGDFSYLLKVRVKNTSALEKLLKEQLKTIPGLVRTYTTIVLSTAKETTALPIE, from the coding sequence ATGGATGAAATGGATTTAAAGCTTTTAAAACTGGTGCAGACCAACGGCAAATTGTCCTATGCGGAACTTGGCGAAGGGGTGGGACTTTCGATCTCAGCCGTCAACGAACGCCTCAAAAAGCTCCAGACCCAGGGTCTCATTCGGGACTATGTGGCGCGGCTCAACCCGGCGGGTCTTGGGTTGGACCTCCTGGCTTTTATTGCGGTTGTCCTCGCGGAACCAATGCACGAACCCGGTTTTCTGGACCGCATGGCCGCCGTGCCTGAAATTCTGGAATGCCACCACGTGACGGGTGACTTCTCTTACCTGCTCAAAGTGCGGGTGAAAAACACTTCGGCGCTGGAAAAGTTACTCAAAGAACAGCTCAAGACAATTCCAGGGTTGGTGCGAACCTACACCACGATTGTGCTTTCCACGGCCAAGGAAACCACCGCACTGCCAATTGAATGA
- a CDS encoding vanadium-dependent haloperoxidase: MSESLVERADIGPLTSKARINKAFEIRKKAAQTEKKLPVAEVHTNGDEEKYPSRIGNFSKALQHNEFGEPNLDSYNALIKALKSGKASDFDAIPLGGALKLENPQAGLAFELQGHDPHRVLLPPPPTFDSAETAGEMVELYWMALLRDVPYLEYESHPLAQEAIAELSALSDFRGPTVNGQVTGQTLFRGTTSGETVGPYISQLLFKNFQYGAISMQQKIRVPQPNLDYLTEYPEWLGVQNGMVSRRDTFLPAPRFIVTGRDASEYVHNDPLYQSIYHAALILLGMRTARDAGNPYLKYKTTQPFSTFGGPFVLGLLASVMTRALNAVWYNKWFVHRRLRPEEFGGRVHRHLTQAPTYPIHSDVLNSKAAETIFSQYGTYLLPQAFPEGCPTHPAYGAGHAAFAAAGATILKAFFDEDFVILDPVIPNEDGTELVPYRGPDLTVGGELNKLVANIGISRNMAGVHWRTDADPRLGEEVAIAVLGELREAGCYVEEFSGFSLTKFDGTKVIV, encoded by the coding sequence CTGTCTGAAAGTCTTGTTGAGCGGGCTGATATTGGCCCATTAACCAGCAAAGCCCGAATCAATAAAGCGTTTGAGATCCGCAAAAAAGCTGCCCAGACCGAGAAGAAATTGCCTGTAGCTGAGGTTCACACCAATGGTGATGAAGAAAAGTACCCATCACGCATTGGAAATTTCAGTAAAGCTTTGCAACATAATGAATTCGGTGAACCTAACCTTGATTCATACAATGCATTGATCAAGGCACTCAAATCCGGCAAAGCAAGCGATTTTGATGCCATTCCACTGGGTGGCGCGCTCAAACTTGAAAACCCCCAGGCTGGCCTGGCTTTTGAACTTCAAGGCCATGACCCTCATCGGGTCCTGTTGCCGCCGCCGCCAACGTTTGACAGTGCTGAAACGGCAGGTGAAATGGTTGAACTGTACTGGATGGCGCTGCTCCGGGATGTGCCATATCTGGAATATGAAAGTCATCCGCTGGCTCAAGAAGCCATCGCCGAGCTTTCAGCGCTTTCTGATTTTCGAGGCCCAACCGTAAATGGTCAGGTCACAGGCCAAACCTTGTTTCGAGGAACAACCTCAGGGGAAACTGTCGGGCCATATATTTCACAGTTATTGTTCAAAAATTTTCAATATGGTGCGATTTCAATGCAGCAAAAAATCCGGGTGCCACAACCCAACCTGGATTACCTGACGGAGTACCCTGAATGGCTAGGTGTGCAAAATGGAATGGTTTCCAGACGAGACACGTTCCTTCCCGCACCACGATTCATCGTTACTGGGCGTGATGCAAGTGAGTACGTCCACAATGATCCACTCTATCAGTCAATTTATCATGCCGCCCTCATTTTGCTTGGTATGCGAACCGCACGTGATGCCGGCAACCCGTATTTGAAATACAAAACCACTCAGCCGTTCAGTACTTTTGGCGGGCCGTTTGTTCTGGGCCTGCTGGCGAGCGTAATGACCCGTGCGCTCAATGCGGTCTGGTACAACAAATGGTTTGTTCACAGGCGGTTGCGGCCAGAAGAATTTGGCGGAAGGGTTCACCGTCATCTGACTCAGGCGCCCACCTACCCAATTCACAGTGATGTATTGAATTCCAAAGCGGCTGAGACGATTTTCAGCCAGTATGGGACCTATTTGCTACCGCAGGCATTTCCAGAAGGCTGTCCGACGCATCCGGCATATGGAGCTGGTCATGCTGCGTTTGCCGCCGCTGGTGCCACAATCTTGAAAGCATTTTTTGATGAAGATTTTGTCATACTGGATCCAGTTATTCCCAATGAAGATGGAACCGAGCTGGTTCCATACAGGGGACCAGATCTGACTGTTGGAGGTGAACTCAATAAACTGGTAGCCAATATCGGTATAAGCCGGAATATGGCCGGGGTTCACTGGCGAACGGATGCTGATCCACGGCTTGGCGAAGAGGTCGCCATCGCGGTTTTGGGCGAACTGCGCGAAGCTGGATGCTATGTTGAAGAGTTTTCTGGCTTTTCATTGACGAAATTCGATGGTACCAAGGTCATTGTCTAA
- a CDS encoding ABC transporter ATP-binding protein, translating to MTATAPAAALEIRAVTKCYGDLKAVQNVSFTVENGIFGLLGANGAGKSTLLKSILGVIPIDSGEVLVCGRKNTIFRQSYEAKRLIGYLPEELRLYERLTGREFLEFVAGLKDNATEAEIDEGLDYFGMTVKQHVLIEEYSHGMRKKIGIIAALLGKPPLILLDEPLNGLDAESMRLLRLKIEALTQEGVTVVLSSHIMGFVERVCQRIAIIKKGELVQLGTPAEIRAASGLHDEPFDDVFLRFAL from the coding sequence ATGACAGCAACCGCACCGGCGGCGGCACTTGAGATTCGAGCCGTGACCAAATGTTACGGAGACTTGAAAGCTGTTCAGAATGTTTCATTTACCGTCGAAAATGGCATTTTCGGGCTGCTGGGAGCGAACGGCGCCGGGAAATCAACGCTCCTCAAAAGCATTTTGGGGGTGATTCCGATTGATAGCGGAGAAGTGCTGGTGTGTGGCCGCAAAAATACGATTTTCCGCCAGTCGTATGAAGCCAAACGCCTGATCGGCTATTTACCTGAGGAACTTCGCCTGTACGAGCGATTGACCGGACGTGAATTTCTGGAATTTGTCGCTGGCCTCAAGGACAACGCCACCGAAGCTGAAATTGACGAAGGGCTTGACTACTTTGGAATGACCGTCAAACAACACGTCCTGATTGAAGAGTACTCGCACGGAATGCGCAAAAAAATCGGCATCATCGCGGCACTGCTCGGAAAACCGCCACTCATTTTGCTCGACGAACCGCTCAACGGGCTGGATGCTGAAAGCATGCGCCTGCTCCGGCTCAAAATCGAAGCGCTGACCCAGGAAGGGGTCACGGTGGTGCTGTCTTCGCACATTATGGGATTTGTCGAGCGCGTCTGTCAGCGAATTGCCATCATCAAGAAAGGCGAACTGGTGCAACTTGGAACGCCTGCCGAAATTCGGGCTGCTTCTGGCTTGCACGATGAACCGTTTGACGATGTCTTTTTGCGTTTTGCTCTCTGA
- a CDS encoding amidohydrolase: MNSIPSSVLPGATSRDERFAQEIQAMVPELVKTRREFHMHPELSNREERTSRVVAERLKALGLEVKTGVARHGVIGLLKGGKPGPVVAVRADMDALPIKETHDVPYKSLNDGVMHACGHDVHTTIGLAVAELLSKHRAELAGTVKFIFQPAEEGPPRGELGGAKQMLAEGALENPRPDVIFGLHCMPTIEVGKLSYNETATMASADRFFITIRGKKVHGAYPHGGIDAIVVASSAITQLQTIRSRRIDTQEPLVLTIGSFHGGNRFNIVADEVQLEGTLRALNEQVRESAIQMMHQTLKGVTETYGASYEMEIEKMCPVLVNNADLVNQMLPTMRRIVGAENVVSPRPQMGAEDFAYFSNTIPGFFYFLGVGNQKRGITAMIHTPDFDVDEDCLPIGVKAMSGMVMDYLENPLVKGK, from the coding sequence ATGAATTCGATTCCTTCTTCTGTTTTGCCTGGTGCGACCAGCCGTGACGAGCGATTTGCCCAGGAAATCCAGGCCATGGTGCCGGAACTGGTCAAAACGCGGCGCGAATTCCATATGCACCCCGAGCTTTCTAACCGCGAAGAACGCACCTCCCGCGTGGTTGCTGAACGGCTCAAAGCGCTTGGCCTCGAAGTCAAAACCGGCGTCGCCCGCCATGGCGTGATTGGGCTGCTCAAAGGTGGCAAGCCGGGGCCGGTCGTGGCGGTGCGTGCTGATATGGACGCGCTTCCAATCAAAGAAACCCACGATGTGCCCTATAAATCACTCAATGACGGCGTGATGCATGCCTGCGGACACGACGTCCACACCACAATTGGGCTGGCCGTGGCTGAACTCCTGTCAAAACATCGGGCGGAACTCGCTGGAACCGTGAAGTTTATCTTCCAGCCTGCCGAAGAAGGTCCGCCACGTGGCGAACTTGGTGGCGCCAAACAAATGCTGGCAGAAGGCGCGCTCGAAAACCCACGTCCAGATGTGATTTTTGGGCTGCATTGCATGCCGACCATTGAGGTCGGAAAGCTTTCCTACAACGAGACGGCCACCATGGCGAGCGCGGACCGGTTTTTCATCACGATTCGCGGCAAGAAAGTCCACGGTGCCTACCCACACGGCGGGATTGACGCGATTGTGGTGGCTTCGTCAGCCATTACCCAGCTTCAAACCATTCGCAGCCGTCGAATTGACACTCAGGAACCGCTCGTGTTGACGATTGGGAGTTTCCACGGCGGCAACCGGTTCAATATTGTGGCCGACGAAGTACAGCTTGAAGGAACGCTCCGGGCGCTCAACGAACAGGTTCGGGAAAGTGCAATCCAGATGATGCACCAGACGCTCAAAGGCGTGACCGAGACCTACGGCGCGTCCTATGAAATGGAGATCGAAAAGATGTGCCCGGTGCTGGTCAACAATGCCGATCTGGTCAACCAGATGCTTCCGACCATGCGGCGTATTGTTGGGGCTGAAAACGTCGTCAGCCCACGTCCCCAGATGGGTGCTGAAGACTTTGCCTATTTTTCAAACACGATTCCGGGCTTTTTCTACTTTCTTGGTGTCGGCAACCAGAAGCGCGGCATCACGGCGATGATTCACACACCGGATTTTGATGTGGACGAAGACTGCCTCCCGATTGGCGTCAAAGCGATGTCAGGCATGGTAATGGATTATCTGGAGAATCCACTGGTGAAAGGGAAGTGA